The Candidatus Cloacimonadota bacterium genome segment AGTTTTTTGTTTCAATCGATTCATCAAAACAAATCGATTTTGAAAGTTATTTGAATGAACTTCAGAAGAGCGGGAAAATTATTAATTGGATAAAAAAAATAAAACTTGCCAAATTTCAAAAATTCGGCAAGTTTTGAAATACTACATTACTGCTTCAATCTTACTTTTAATAGCATCTTTCGGAATAACACCGATTGTTGTATCTTTCACTTCTCCATCTTTGAAAATAATAATGGTTGGAATACTCATTACATTATATTTTATGGCGATTTGCCGGCTCTTATCGACATTCAGTTTGGTAAAAGAAACATCCGGCATTTCTTCAGCCAATGCTTCGATGGAAGGCGTGATCAAACGGCAAGGTCCGCACCAGGGAGCCCAGAAATCAACTAAAGT includes the following:
- the trxA gene encoding thioredoxin, whose translation is MDLKELSTANFDEEIKEGITLVDFWAPWCGPCRLITPSIEALAEEMPDVSFTKLNVDKSRQIAIKYNVMSIPTIIIFKDGEVKDTTIGVIPKDAIKSKIEAVM